The following nucleotide sequence is from Pararge aegeria chromosome 13, ilParAegt1.1, whole genome shotgun sequence.
gtaattcgCCATCTTGTGGCGTGGCCCTCTAGGatcgatttttatcaaacatagctaaggaGTTAACGACACTGCCGGACTATagcacctttaaaaaaaatataatatgttatacgATTCAGTCTGGAGAAAAAGAAATCAttcagcgaacgaaaaaaacagAAGCATAACTACTGCACACAAAAATAGTCCAATTACCATTTTAGATTCATTTTTCGTAAGTTTTCAGTTTATTAGTAATGGAATTTCACGGCAGAAGCTAGAATATGCACAAGTGCACTACCCATcattaagcttttttttaataactcgtgtggaggttttatttcattttattatgtcATCAACATTTTGTCACTGCCTTTAAGGATGCTatagattttttctttaaataaattatattattcatatcagCCCCGAATGAAAAAAGAAAGGTTTTATAACTTAATGCTATTGGACAAAATGAGTTTTCGCTCAGTTACAAACAGAGAAACAACTAACCCTTTTGACCTTTACCATTGAGAACTCGCTTATCATCGAAACGGGGTTCATCATCAGTttgattagttttattttcaattggTCAGTtagataaaaactatttttgttcTATGAAGCATATAAGAAATGTATGTTGCAATTTGTCCATTTATATTGTCCAGTAGTTCTGTTGTTCAGTTCTATTGACATACTGGATACTGGGATCCTTTTCCCACTATAGTTCGGCCATTGAAAGCTTGTTACTTGACTTACTTCCCTTTTATCGCCTAACGCCATACTATTTTGATACTGTAGacgttcttttaaaataatgactatGTGTATTCGTTTTATATTTTCTCATTTTGTAATACAGATGTACAACACATCATATTGCTGACGCACAGAAAGGAACTCCCCATCAGACCATAGTACCATGAGCAATATAATTGGTTTGTCAGCAAAGTTACTTGAACCCTATTTACCTAAAATTTCATtcacttgtaataaaatctaattttCATTTCTAAGACTAtcacatataataaaaattaaaaacacttttatgtGTTtaccatttaataaataatcacaatTAACACACTCCTGTATAAAGTAAATGTTTTTAGGCAAAATTGACCAGTTTACTCATAATAATTCATCTTTgtgctatataaataaaaaaatggtatttaattttaaatcagaAACCTCTGTAGGGAATAGTTACATATAAAAAGTAAGTTGTCTTGGCATGGGTAAGggaaaaagttgaaaattttaatctaaAACATTTCATGCCAACTGGTGATACCAGGTATACAACTTTAAACCTAAATATTGAACCTTGATTGGATCAGGTTGAATCAGCTTGAGCTTGAagttaaattacaatattagCAGTGAAACATTAAAACTTCTTGCTGTATAGAgtacagtaataattattaaactatacagtacaatatttatttacattgtatAATACATATTCATGGATACatcaacaactttttttttatatttgtatcgaTTAAAGGAACTcataatgattattatatataaatatatataataaagtatttcataatttggcttaatgtttaaaaacataaattgtaCATATTTTATCTATTCGCATTGTCATTGTTGTTAGCTTGAGGAATATTTGGATTTCGATTCCGCCAATCGAAGCCTCCTGGTCGTATGTTGGCCAATTCCGGCAGTGGAACATAATCATCTTCTGCCTCTGGATCAAACAACTTCTTactaaaaacagataaaaaaaaattattagcttGGTGAAAATGGGAGTATCGCAAAAAAGTATCACATCAACAAacacactctcgcatttatagCATTTATAGGTAAGTAGTACTACTAaacatataacatttatatgttCTCCGGTCTAGACTGGTGGGAGGTTTGCCGGAAAATAAACGTTgcccaagcgatttagcattctggTACGATGCTATTTAGTTACctattatgggtttaatataactactgcCATAAATACTGCcctaaccctaacaggttagatcTCTACCATCTtgggttgcagtcaagggctaacatgtggtggaattaaaagttataaataagttatacaTTCAAGTTACAGGAGAAAAAGAATTTGTTCATGTTAAAGCCTCATTACGAACCAAACGACACCTGAGGGCTTACTGCATTActgcattatttttatatttaggagACATACTTCGACATTCCAAAAATAGCACTTATTCTGGAGCAACAACATGCatctacaatattaaaattacactgCTTTAAGCAATTAGGAATGTTTATTtcacaaatcattttatttttaatcatatgGTTATAAAACTGGATGATAGAAAAATCATTAATGATCTACAagacaaaaatgtattttatagacTTACAGAAATTTAGGCGTCTTCAGTAACTTCTGACCGTTTCTGTGCCGTGGAAGAACATCTTCTATGAAGAAATATATATGTCCAATGGCCATTCCCACCAAATCAACCGATATTGCATTGCCAAGTAAAACAGAGAATCCCAGCAAAACCCACGGCAAGTATggtgcctgtaattaaaaaaaataaaaaataaaataccatttCTCACCAAAATTTAATGACCTTTTATTGAGTATATAATAGTGGCTCAACTATATttgaaaacaaagaaaattattttatcattctGAAAGAGCTTTATTTGTACACTCTTaacagaattttatttaaaactcattaaagtttttaaactaatagAAAAGTTACAAAACAAAATCCCACCCCACATCagattttacttatttaaattttttaaataattatgattaacagatatataatataaagctcTAGAAACAAAGATAGTTTACTGGTCATTATAAAAAttgctttttattaattaaaagttatttttttactttactactATTTCCACTTGAGTACAGAACCCTCCATGTATGAATATGACTCACATTTTACTAGTTTTTGTATTAAAGTAATGAAtggtattaaaaatatgaaccTTACCTGAAAATTCATTAGTCCAAAAAAGTTCATTCGCACATACACATTGCGTCTTGACCATATGTAAACTATCATAATAGTAAATGCTTgacctaaaaataataaattaacaaagaaaGCACAAAGCTGTACAAACGTTcaggataaatattttacatagaaatTTGAAATCCTACTagttctataatttttatatcatcatcatcatcatcatcatatcagcaaATTACCAGCCCACCACCCACCACTACTGGCACaagtctcctaccacaatgagaatgagaaggggtggattggtggactccacacacctatgagaacgttatggagaactctcaggcatgctggttgtttcacaatgttttctttcaccgttgacacaagtggtattttaaatgcttaaagcacacataacttacaaaagtaagAGGTGTGTGCTGCGATACAAACTCTGCCCCTTGAAAGCGAAGTCAAaggcctacccactgggctatcactgctactcatatattttttatatgcatttaagaaaattaatattactctTTTTGGTAAGGATTATaacatagatatagatataagtCAATCTCCTtgctaaaactataaaattgtttaagaactgctaggattcatttagataaatattttaaaaataagggtTGTTGGAAGTTTAAATCACATGTATGAAAGCATTCCTGGTTTGTATGACTaacatgttattatttattgttaacctTGTATCAATACATAAGCATTCTAAACCTGAGCTACTAATTACATTACTCCTTGGTATAATTTGCTAGTCCATCAAATTGgtttaacaaattaaacaaactTGTACTACAAAACTTAGAATATAGTACCAGCTGTTGCCCAATATGCATTGCAGTATTTCAGTTCATCAAAGTTTAATTGGAGTTAGATAAATGGTGTTAATGTTTTTCTGTTTCTGTAATAtgtatacagaaataaatacaagcAGACTCTGATATGATAAAAAGGATACAATCATTAGAACACCTCCAAAGATAAACATTACAACAAAATCAGCAGTTCTGCCTCTAAATGATCCCTCCTCCAACATTCTACAATATCTGTATGTAAATATCATGTTGAAGAAGAAGTTGAATCCCAAGTTGCCAAAGAAGAGGAATGTTGTAACCAGTCTCCATAACTGATATTTCCTCAGTATTAATATAGGGTTGAAATAAAGCTGGAATGGTGAGACAAGATCCAGTTGctgaaaaaaaacagatttgtttatatttatttttaaacaagtttTTACTACATTAAGGACTGCAGACTGCAACTGCATATTTTTTGCAGTTGGTACTAGTTTAAATCcagttcaaaatttataattaattcatcAAACTCTTCTTATATCTAGCCACTACCATATAGCTCAGTAATATTTATGTTGTGTATAACTGGCCAGCTCAGAAAGCTGCATATCATAtctatataacaataattgttacttaaaagtttattttgatgttaGACATTAGCATAACTTAAATGTCTGATAAGCAGCAAAAGAAACAAGTTGTGCAGGATGTGCACCAGAGGAGACAACAGGGtccatatatatatcattattattttattttaatgatgacATGATTACctcaaataactacataagtATTGAATATAGCACAATAAAGGTCACCTTAAATGGAAGCTTAATAATGTTTTGGGCATCCATTGATACTATACAGAGATAATCTCCATCAGAAATGGCATCTTAAATGTGCATGCCATTCAGATACATCTGTTGTGTACATTTATTTAAGGCTTAATAtggattaattaatttacttttattgtactccacagaagaaaaagaatataacagaaaataagAATGCATAGATATTTGTtgacaagtgatattttaaagcatagcacttgactgcaataacctgatggtaagtgatgaggcAACCTAAGCTGGAGCATGGCTTTATGATAGCctagcctattcactctagatAGGATCACATAATTACCAATACATATATTGCTATTGCTTATTAAGTAACAGATAAAACTAACTGcaattttttgtaacatttttgagCTATTTTTAGAAGAAGTACTGCATAACATAATTTATAAGCCTATTTGTACATGATGATGTgaacaataaatacattatattacatattttattttggcttAACAAATCTTTAGAGTTCATTGTGTACAACTATGTGAGGGTGCAACACCCATAAGATGATTTGTGGCCCGATCGTAGAAAGgtgatttaagaaatatttacatttgACTTACCACAGCCAAAGTAGTTATTACACACGCAGTTGTATAAACTCTGGTTACAGGCGGCACTAACATATACTCTTGCAGTAGCGTTTGATATGCCATTTTTGAAACTAAAGAAATGGTATTATTCAATGCACAATGATCCTTACTTTAACTGCATAATAAAAAGCCTTAGCCTTACAAACTCTTTAACTCGACACGATTGGGCCACATCAGGATTTAAAATAGATGTCTAcagtcaacaaaataaaattgttcaCTATTGTTGTATTGAGTGCAGTTTTTAAGGattgttaaagtttaaaatgcGATTCTTTTAGAATTAAACCACAATATTGATTGAAAAATTGCAAATGCgataaatagatattattttattttattgagggTCGATTAATTCCAAGAATgacatttctgtttttttaatggCCTATCCGGGCTCTGGCTTTTGTAGTCTATCTGTATTATGACTGACTGTAGAGGTCTCTAGAGTCTTAACTCTTAGTGCCAGCATAAAATAAATCGTACAACATGTACAAATTTAACGGACTATACACTTTGGGCCATATCTTAGGGCctttaaaagtaacaaaaaataatcccCACAATATAGTGTagtgtttatattttctttgatCTCCTCTTAAAAATAATCTGTCAACGTGTTACTTTGTTGTCTGTGTTTACGTGGTTTTCAATTTTCACCTACTGCACAAGAATGATTTACGAAATACCTACctgataaaaatacaattttaaatttacaaattacaatttattttgaagtCGATACGCGATAATTGTGTGTGATAATTTCATGAATAATGAAGctgattatttaaaattacttaaatgcGCATACAAGTATTATACCTTTAGTATTTCAACAATATAGTGGAATTCAGATATTTGATAAAATGGATGGAAAAGAAGTAATTGAACATTTGGTGGCCTTAAAAGTAATGAGGCTAACCAAGCCGGCTTTGATTAGTCCAAAGATAGTCACTTGTGATTTCAAAGATTTGCCaggaaatattttaaacaactttttaaaagaTGATGCCACATCTGTTGTCCAAATGGAGACTCTGGCCGCAGGACAGTTCCTCTTGCTGCCTCAGAGTTTTGGTAATATATATTTGGGCGAAACCTTTTCATGCTACGTTTGTGTCCATAATGAAACAAATCAACCTGTTCAGAGTGTATCTATCAAGGCAGACCTACAAACAAGTTCATACAGAATACCATTAACCACTCAACAGAATTCAGCTCCACTTATGCTTGATGTTGATGAAACTCTGAGTGATGTAATACACCATGAAGTTAAGGATTTAGGCACTCATATTTTAGTGTGTGAAGTTACATATATGTCCAACTACAATACTTTGGCTTCATTTCGTAAATTCTTTAAGTTTGAAGTTATGAAACCTTTAGATgtgaaaactaagttttataatgCAGAGTCAGATGATGTATTTGTGGAAGCTCAAGTACAAAACATAACTTCAGGCCCTATCATACTTGAACAAGTTTCATTAGAAACTTCTCCACAGTTTACTGTAAAGTCACTAAATGAAGATAGTGATGGATTATCAGTATTTGGGGATGTAACTCTCCTGCAATCCCAAGAAAGTTGTCAGTATTTATATTGCTTGACTCCTAAGGACAACATCTTAcaagatattaaattaatagctGCAGCAAAGAACATTGGAAAACTAGACATAGTCTGGAGATCTAACTTGGGAGAGAAGGGCAGGTTACAAACTAGTCAACTTAAAAGGATGACCACTGATTATGGAGATATTCGAGTAACATATGAAAATTTAGCTAGCAAAGTTCCTGTTGATGAGCCCTTcaatttcaaatgtaaaataGTCAATGCCAGTGACAGAACTTTAGATTTAATACTTAAACTACGTTCACTACCAGATTCTAGTCTGTTGTGGTGTGGTATTTCAAATAGAAAGTTGGGACCATTGGAACCTGGAAAAGTtacgtttattaatttaactgctCTCCCAATCAATTCTGGTCTTCATAATATAAGAGGGGTCTCATTGGTAGATCTATTCTTAAAGAGGACTTATGATTATGACGATTTGGCctctatttatgtatactaaCTGTAGTTAAACAActtataatttgaaatataattctttgttcCATCATATATCTTAaacagattaattatttattatatagtttattaagtttaaaaggAGTTTCATTTGTGAACCATACAGTCAGTTACAGGTAAACATAGGTGGAACCTAGTGTACATTTATTGGACACATTCTTCAAGGAGGATAACAATAGCCATATCAGCTTGATATTTGATGCAATGGCATAATTGGTAGCTCTATAAACTAAAATCTACAAAAATTATGAGATAAACATTTCACTGACTTCTTTTTCTGACTTTGATatctgaatatatttttttcttttttatgaatatttttatctctttgtttatttttatgatcaTGACTTTAGTTGAACTTGTAAAGATTAGGATTTAAACACTGAGAAATAACAATAATGGTAAAGTAATGAGTATACTGCTTGTATACTTTTGACAAAATCATAACATTCTGTGTACAGACAGCAACATAATAggttttttgaatatatatattttgcagtACAGAAAGTTAAAATctcatatatacattttatctaTCTTTAGTTTTCTGTGCTGCAGACCTACTGTGTTGGTGGTTTGCAGGGCATACTATTTATGCACTGGTCTGTGCATACTGAGATGCATCGCAGGTACAACCCGAGTGCCACTGGTGCTTATCAAACTCATTCTAAAATGATGGGCTGGTAGATAATAACATAGTAAAATTCACCTCAAAGGAGGATATAAACTCAATCTATAACATAGTTCTCTTTTAAACTCATTGGGCTACCGGGTAGATACTCTGTAACATTCAAACTCAGAAGTCGAAGTTTAAGTTATACTGACTGACTtctattaaacattttatatggTCATTTTACTGAATTCTTTACTACATTTGGTCAAACCAACTTCGAAAATCAAAGAATAGACCCAATTTACCTTCGTATTAAGGGGTATATaccattaatatattttttatgacgtgacaacgtcttataaattggtttgccgggtgacacttcaagaaactgcgttacgctccgctcacgttatgcgctcacaatgcgagcgagtgagaggcacgcgtcccttccactcgggcatggttagcccgcctaagagcgagagagacagacataaaaagtgaaaggcacgcgtccctttgtagtaaacgctgtttcattgtacgcaaatgtattgcaagttattgtatgtatatttgtatataaatacgtatgtatgtgtaaaggtaaaaataaaattttgttaatatgaaattcagtgcgagattctttgtataaattaatgttttaaatataattctttgtataaataaatgttttaaattgttacttttatttcatccttcttcctactatacgaatgaatattcacattaaaattattttaccactcaaagtcgttgtcacgtaaaactttcgcccgtataccgactttacaggcaaccaatttttttttttcttttttttttttaccatggaTGCCATGGATATTGTATATTAAGGccttacaaaaattaatatatattaaatctgCGGGTACCATAGAGGTATATATACCGGAACCTCAATGTTTTATACACTGTACTATGTGGTTAGTAGCACGTTAGTAGCACATATTATAGAATTCTTTGGCAGTGGTCAAAGTCAAACGTCAAATggataaattgaaaaattgaattCTATGATAAACTTGAGGAggttcggcgggaaacttcgtacatggcggacgcggttttttcaaatttttctttgattttattgtaaactcgtcttgaaaaggatttggtgttgtttatattgaactgtaacttggcctgtcaatttgtgcacacgtgttagtgagattccggtgtaatttcggtgttttatgtgaatttacacagcagcagaaatagttgtcattggtgatattcgtataaatctaaccgtatttggtgttggttaaatatttattatgtgtctgtagttatagtgtttccagtaaaatggatctagatacacctcctgagccgcccgacccgggggcatcagcctcgtctcgcaaacgacaaggagaggataccaacgtatatgcggccaaaaaaactataactgatcctactcaggtaaacccatccgttcaaagcctttacatacatccttccttcaccgaaggcgccaagtcatactctgacgatgataatgggccttttatcgtccaagtctcacgggaagtggaggacccttcctctggagcgtcattacgggctataaatttcggtcaattcttgcacaaacacaaaattggttcaattatccacgacggcgtcaaaaatataggccgcaacaaaattactgtagagtttacttctgcccaagctgccaacaactttctggttagtccagttttaaagttatgcaaatatagagctataattcccacatacaacataaccagaatggggctggtgaaaggagttcccgtggactggtcgatggacgagcttgttgattcgctagagctcccgcctggctgtggtgaggttctgaaatcaaggcgactgaacagaaaatctgtcacagagggtgtcatcacttgggtgcctacccaatctgttgtcctaaccttcagggggcaaatgcttcctgctaaggtatattcataccacacctcactgccagttgaaacatataaacttccaacaatacagtgccagaactgctgccgttttggccacattaaaacaatctgcagatctaagcccagatgctacagatgtgctcagccccatacaggtgactcatgtttggtcatcaaggaattatctacatgtttacactgctctggtagtcattttgctactgataaagactgcccagaattctccaggcagcaatctattaaaatggtcatgtctcagaataataaatcttacattgaagcatcatctcagtttcctcctgtccgcaggtcctatgctgagataacaaaagaaatgtttactcctactaatgtaacttccaccaaaacctcctaccggcaaacagttttccgctctcctcgtccccgagctcctctagcaaagggctacgacaaaaaagctgttcagactattgtcggtgattactcctcatcccttcctaatggatgcgctctcaacaacaatgttgagaaccctccctcccaaggtaaaatgcttgagtttatctccgaatttctacttagtattgtcgctccatgtagtgaaattcccttaccgcccaacgttgccaaaaacttaagccaactttttaaactactccaaaatgggcccaataaccctgctacagtggaactgtaaaagtttacgtcccaagaaacatgagttaatctctctgattaaccttcataatcccaccattcttgccatctcggagacatggttgaggcctggttcgcgattacgggtgccgggcttctcctgtttgagggatgacaggagtgatgggtatgcaggcagtgctgtatttctacggcactccctcccctacacccaaatcgctcttccttcccacagtcaacagatcaatgctgttgctgtccgtaccctagacatatcttttgtatctctgtatattcctcatccctcatcttctattattcccgaattacaagcaatcttgtcgtcccttcccagccctatcatagccatgggtgattttaacacccaccacacgatgtgggggtgccatgctagtgacgggttttctccattgctgattgatttacttgatgatgtcagtctttgcatcctcaatgacggttctcctactcgaagggtataccccaatcagaaccctaaatcagcggttgatctcaccctatgttcggctaacctagcatcgcgcctgacttggaacgtgctacagtcaacctgtggcagtgatcattttcctataattgttacattaaataataaatccttacctacccctaactatgatccccttttaaagtataaacttaaaaaagcaaattgggaagattatgccctatccgttgattgcattgtagacactctgcccgatttggaaagtgatggaaacattctggtatgctatgatctctttttaaaatctcttatatcttcggccgattcccatattccaaaaaaacaccctgtgaaaaatccgctgctttcctctccttggtgggatgatgaatgcagcgatttatttggtaaaagatctgctgcagaagaattatactcagcctgcatgactcaggataactttaatagttaccaaaaactagatgctaaaattaaaagattagtcttcaaaaagaaaagagcaagttggacgcagttctgtgaatcgcttagccctcgttcaccctccaccattgtgtgggaaaatatgaggagattccgtcgctccctgagccacgttgatccttcctcaaataatccttctgactggcttaacaactttgcagacaaattagctccaccttatgttgcctatgtggactcatttctaactactacgccagctccaggtacggatgaaatggatgcccccttttccttttctgagcttcaaattgctctcaatggtctaaaagatacagctccaggggaagatggcgttccatattctttcctggctaacttaaatgacaaagctaaaatttattaccttaaaataatcaataaatgtttggaaactggttctatcccaaactcctggaaatctcaaattgttattcctatccttaaaccttataaaaatccccttaattcaaattcatatagacccatagctttgtcatctactttagctaaagttacagaacatctccttaaaaaccgactggaatggttaatggaaagtagaaatattctcccctcctcccaatttgggtttcggaagggtatgagtacaacagacagtctcagtgtattaacaacagatattagattagcctttacaaaaggagagtaccttgtgggtgcttttcttgatattgcttctgcatatgataatgtcctacttccggtgctcaggcagaaactacttaagctgagtgttccctcgaggatggttcatttcatatgtaatctgctgttttgcagatatgttctggtaaagcatcagaataattctcttccccccagattgatctggaaaggcctccctcaaggctctgttctcagtcctctgctctatagcatatatacccacgacctcgaattgtctgtttctagtttttgtaccattttacaatatgctgatgatattgtcctctatcacagctcaggcagtatagaggaagtatcctgtcgtatcaattctgctttgtattatctaggccagtggctgtctgaccatggcttgtccctatcagtgagaaaatgtcaggcagtggtatttacaaggaagagatacctcccgaacctcaacatctcatttgaaggtcaagcaatcaaccttgcagttaaagctaaatttttaggtgtttatttagacacacgactgaa
It contains:
- the LOC120628972 gene encoding derlin-2; this translates as MAYQTLLQEYMLVPPVTRVYTTACVITTLAVQLDLVSPFQLYFNPILILRKYQLWRLVTTFLFFGNLGFNFFFNMIFTYRYCRMLEEGSFRGRTADFVVMFIFGGVLMILCAFFVNLLFLGQAFTIMIVYIWSRRNVYVRMNFFGLMNFQAPYLPWVLLGFSVLLGNAISVDLVGMAIGHIYFFIEDVLPRHRNGQKLLKTPKFLKKLFDPEAEDDYVPLPELANIRPGGFDWRNRNPNIPQANNNDNANR
- the LOC120629006 gene encoding trafficking protein particle complex subunit 13, coding for MDGKEVIEHLVALKVMRLTKPALISPKIVTCDFKDLPGNILNNFLKDDATSVVQMETLAAGQFLLLPQSFGNIYLGETFSCYVCVHNETNQPVQSVSIKADLQTSSYRIPLTTQQNSAPLMLDVDETLSDVIHHEVKDLGTHILVCEVTYMSNYNTLASFRKFFKFEVMKPLDVKTKFYNAESDDVFVEAQVQNITSGPIILEQVSLETSPQFTVKSLNEDSDGLSVFGDVTLLQSQESCQYLYCLTPKDNILQDIKLIAAAKNIGKLDIVWRSNLGEKGRLQTSQLKRMTTDYGDIRVTYENLASKVPVDEPFNFKCKIVNASDRTLDLILKLRSLPDSSLLWCGISNRKLGPLEPGKVTFINLTALPINSGLHNIRGVSLVDLFLKRTYDYDDLASIYVY